The genomic DNA AAATCGCCGGGTTGCCGCGGTAGCTGTTGAAGACGTTCTTGTGCTTGTCCAGGTCTCGCAGCACATCGGCCTTGAGGTCTGCGCGCGCCGCGACATCCATGATCTCGAAGATGGTGACGAGCGCGTAGTGATGCGAGAGGGCCGAGTCGGCCGGCACCAATTCACCGAGGCGGCGAAACAGATGTTCCAGCCGCAGGTACGTTCGTATGCGCTCGTTGAAGGGGTACTCGTAGAGGATCACGCGGGGGCGGCATTTAGTCCGTGATGAATGATAGCTTCAAGAAGCCTTGCCTGGCGGTGCCGGGAGGATTTTGCGAACGGCCTCGAGCATGCGTGCCCCGAGCACGAGCTGGCCCTGCATGGAGATGTGCGTGTCATTGGGGAGGAAGAAGTCGCGGATTTTTCTTTTCTCGTCCAAGGCAAAGCTGAAGAGGTCGGGGCCGAGCCCGTCCTTCAGCAGCGCTGTCACAAAGTCTTTCGAACGATCCGGGGCGACATAGACCGTCGTCTTGTTGGGGATCACCATCCACATGATCGAGCGGCTCCGATGCGCCTGCGTGATGGAGCGCATCTGCTCGGCGTTCTTCGGGGTGAGTTCGCCGTTGTCGTCGTCCTCGCCGAAGAACAGTGCCTTGTTGCAGAGCCGGTTGCTGAACATCGTGCAGCCATCGGGCACCGAGCGGGCCTTGGTCCAATAGCCCGAGATCGCGTTGTCGTCGTCGGTTGTCTCCGCGCGCCGCGTGTTCCAGAAGGTGTGCCAACCTGAGCTCAGCTTGGCGTTCCAGTTGAGCGCGAAACCCGGCACCTCGGCCGGCGGCTCGATGAAGGGCTTGGTCTTGGCGTCGAAGGGCACTCTCATGTGCGCGCACGTCTGCGTGTTGTCGAGCCGCCCCGCCAACAGCCGCTCGACGCTTTCGAGGATCACCAGCTTGCCGCGAAAGCCTGCGAGGTCGAGCCAGCCGTCGAGGTCGTCGCAGATCCGCTCGTCGAGCTGGCCCCAGAAGATCGTCGTGACGCGATAGCCTTCCTTGGTCAGCACCGATTGCCACCGGTTGGTCATCGAGAAGCTGTCGCCGATCACCAGGATGTCCGCCTGGGTCACCGGCACGGCGCGCAGGTATTCGGGATCGACGTGGGGCGGCGTGGTCTTCCAGCCGAAATCGCGGTCCGACATCAGGCCTATCCGGCTGAGGTCGCCATAGGGCACGGGGGTGGTCAGCGTCACGGCCAGCAAGGCGACGATGACGGCGAAGCCGGACAGGAAGATCTGCAGCCAGAGTTTTGCGGGCGTCATGTCGGAACTCAGAACTGGAAGTAGAGGAACGGGCTGTACGAGCCCAGCTTCGACACGCACGCGCCGAGCAGGTAGACCGTACCGAACGCCATGAGCGCGGTGAAGATCCAGGCCAGGCGCGGTCGTCCGGCGAGGGCCTGGGCTTGCGGCACCCAGCGTTCCAGTGAGATGGTGGGCGGCAATGCGAGGCAGATGAAGAGCGCGACCAGGGTCGTCTGGAAGAACTCCGGCTTGCGGTAGGGGATCGCGGTGAATTCGCGGAAGGCACCCAGCGAAGGGCCGCCGTGCATGCCGAGCATGCCCTTGTAGATGTCCATCGCCGCATGCATGCTCTCGGCGCGGAAGACGACCCAGGCGATCATCACGCACAGGAAGGTCACCAGCCAGCCGATCACGCGCGCCAGCCGGCCCGGCGTGGCATTGCGCCGCACCTTGGCATTCCACAGGTGATTGATGGTCAGGAAGGCGCCGTGCAGCGCGCCCCACAGCACGAAGGTCCAGGCGGCGCCGTGCCACAGGCCACCTAACAGCATCGTGATGAAGAGATTCATGTAGCGGCGCCCCGGCCCCTTGCGATTGCCTCCCAGCGGCACGTAGAGGTAGTCGCGCAGGAAGGTCGACAGCGAGATGTGCCAGCGGCGCCAGAACTCGATGATGTTGGTCGACTTGTAGGGCGAATTGAAGTTGAGCGGCAAGCGCACGCCCAGGCACAGCGACAGGCCGATCGCCATGTCCGAGTAGCCTGAGAAGTCGAAATAGATCTGCAGCGTGTAGGCCAGGACACCGAACCACGAGGTGTAGACCGTCGGCATCACGCCGTTGTGCACGCCGGTGAACATCAGGTCCGCGTACTGGCCCAGGGGGTCTGCGATCAGCAGCTTCTTGGCCAGGCCGAAGGTGAAGATGGCGATGCCCAGGGCGACCTTGTTGGCGTCCAGCCGGTAGGTCGAATCGTCCGCGAACTGCGGCATCATCTGCGCGTGGTGCAGCACCGGTCCGGCGATCAGATGCGGGAAATAGGTGACGAAGAGCAGGTAGTGCACGAAGCTGCGCTCGTGCACCTTGCCCTGCCAGCAGTCGACCAGGAAGGCGATCTGGGTGAAGGTGTAGAAGGAGATGCCGATCGGCAGCGCGATGTGGAGCAAGGGCAACTGCGCGATGCCGGCGGCGGCCAGTCCGTCGTTGACGTTGCCGACGAAGAAGTTCGCATACTTGAAGACGGCCAGCACGCCCAGATTGACCACCAGCGCCAGCACCAGCAGGCGCTTGCGGGTGGCGTCGGTGTGGCCGTGGCCGGGTGTCAGGCGCAGGCCGATCCAGTAGTTGAAGCAGATCGAGACGACGAGCAGCGGCACCGCCTTGATGCTCCACCAGCCGTAGAAGAACAGCGATGCCAGCGCGAGGAAGCCGGCCGCCGCGCGCACATTCTGTTTTCCGATCAGGAAGAACCCGATGAAGACGATCGGGAAGAAAAAGAAGATGAACGCGTAGGAATTGAAAAGCATCTTGAAGAGGGCGGTGTCGCGAAGCCCATCCGCGCGCCGCTTTGTTGTTATTTCACGGGGACAGCGACGGCAGGTAGGCGATTATCGCGTGCCCTTGCCGGCCCACTGTTTCCACAGAGTCCGGACTTCGGCGGCGAGTTCCGCCAGTGAAATGTTTTCGTTGAAGATCAGGGCATCGGCGGCTGCCCGGCGCAAGGAGCGACGAGACTGCTGGGCGATCACTGAGCGCACGGCATCGGGGGTCCAGCCCGAGCGTGCGAGGACGCGCTGCACCTGGGTTTCCTCGGTCGCATCGATCACCAGCACGCGGTCCACGAGGCCGCGCCATCGATTCGATTCGACCAGCAAGGGCACATCGAAAACGATTGGGTGATCCCCGGCCGCCGCAGCCTGGCGATCGCACTCCGCGCCGATCAGGGGATGGAGGATGGCTTCGAGCCGTTTCCTGGCGCTGCTGTCGGCGAACACCAGTTCGCGCATGCGAGCCCTGTCCAGGCCACCATCCTCGGCCAGGACCGATCGGCCGAATGCGGCCTCGATCGCAGGCATGGCCGCGCCTTGCGGCTGCGCCAGCGAGCGTGCGATCGCATCGGTGTCGACCAGTGCCGCGCCGTGCGACGCCAGCATCGACGCGACAGTGCTCTTGCCGCTGCCGATGCCGCCTGTGAGACCGATGCGCATGGCGCGCCGGCCTTCAGAGACCTGCCACGCGAAGGATCGCGTCCGGACCGAAGATCATGGCCGTGAAGCCCGCGCCCGCCAGGAACGGACCGAAGGGCACGTAGCCGCCCTCGCGCAAGCCCTTGCCGAGTTTGAGCGCGATGCCGACGATCACGCCGATCACCGAGGCCATGAGGATGATCGGCACCAGGGCCTGCCATCCGAACCATGCGCCGAAGGCGGCAAACAGCTTGAAGTCGCCATAGCCCATGCCTTCCTTGCCGGTGGTCAGCTTGAACAGCCAGTAGATGGCCCACAGCGACCCGTAGCCCGCCACGGCACCCCAGACGGCATTGACGAGCGTCACGCCCGTGAAGCCGGCGATGGCGGCCAGCAGGCCGGCCCACAGCAGCGGCAGCGTGATGTCGTCCGGCAGAAGCGTCGTGTCCCAGTCGATCAGCGCCAGCGCAAGAAGCGCCGCGGCGAACCCACACCAGGCCAGACTGCCGAACTGACCGGGCATGCGCCACACACACCATGCGAAGAGCGCACCGGTCACCAGTTCGACCACCGGATAGCGCAGGCTGATGGGGGTCTTGCACGCGGAACATCGGCCGCGCAGGAACAGGTAGCTCAGGACGGGGACGTTCTCGTACCAGCGGATGACATGGCCGCACTGCGGGCAGCGCGAGTGGGGAACCATCAGGTTGAAAGCTTCGGCGTCCTTTGCCGCGGCCGCGGCATCCGCGCCGCCGGCGCTCGCGCATTCGGCGGCCCATTGCCGCTCCAGCATCTTCGGCAGGCGATGGATCACGACGTTGAGGAAACTGCCGATCAACAACCCGAACACGCCGGCCAGTGCGGCGTCGACCCCCTGCGAAACCAGCATCAGACGACCTGGCCGAGCTTGAAGATGGGCAGGTACATCGAGACCACGATGCCACCGATGATGACCCCGAGGAAAACGATGATGATGGGCTCCATCAGGCTCGAGAGGCCGGCGACCATGTCGTCGACTTCCGCCTCGTAGAAGTCGGCGGCCTTTCCGAGCATGTGGTCGATCGAGCCGGACTCCTCGCCGATCGCGGTCATCTGCAGGACCATCGACGGAAAGAGGTTGGCATTGGTCATGGCCGCCGTGAGGCTGGTGCCGGTGGAGACTTCCTGCTGGATCTTGGTTGTGGCGTCCGCGTACACCGAATTGCCCGATGCACCGCCGACGGAGTCCAGCGCTTCGACCAGCGGGACGCCTGCGGCGAACATCGTGGCCAGCGTGCGGGTCCAGCGCGCGACGCAGGACTTGTCGATCAGCGTGCCGAAGATCGGCACGCGCAGCAACAGGCGGTCCATGAACTTCTGCACGCGCTCGTTGCGCTTCCAGGCCTGGAGAAAGAAGTAGATGCCGCCGCCGATCACGCCGAAGATCAGCCACCAGTAGGTGACGAAGTATTCGCTGATCGCCATGACGATCAGCGTCGGCGCGGGCAGGTCGGCGCCGAAGGAGGTGAACACCTGCTTGAAGGCCGGAATCACGAAGATCATGATGACCGCCACCACCACGAAGGCGACCACGATGACCGAGGTCGGATACATCAGCGCCGACTTGATCTTCGACTTGATCGCCTCGGTCTTTTCCATGTAGGTTGCCAGGCGATCGAGCAACTCTTCCAGGATACCTGCGGCTTCGCCGGCCTCGACCAGGTTGCAGTAGAGGTTGTCGAAGTACCTCGGGAACTTGCGGAACGCGGCGGAGAGCGACGTGCCGGTCTCGACATCGCTGCGGACGTCGTTGAGCAGCTTGGCGACACTCGGGTTGGCATTGCCGCGGCCGACGATGTCGAATGCCTGCAGCAGTGGCACGCCGGCTTTCATCATGGTCGCCAGCTGGCGCGTGAAGATGGCGATGTCCTTCGGCTTGATGGACTTGCCGGAGCGCATGCGCCGCTTCTTGATCTTCGTCGTCAGCACGCCCTGGCGCCGCAACGACGCCTGCACCTGGTTCTCGCCCGCTGCCCGCACTTCGCCGCGCACGGCCTTGCCGTTGCGGTCCTTGCCCTCCCACTCGAAGACATACTCCTTGAGCGTTCGGGACGATGCTGCTGCCGTGGCCATGGAATCTCCGCTTCTCCGTGCTACTCGTTGGTGACTGCCAGCACTTCTTCAAGTGAAGTCAGCCCTTGCATGACCTTCTTCAGTCCAGATTGCCGCAGCGAGCGAACGCCCTCGGCCTCGGCCTGCTTGGCGATGTCGAGGGCGCTGCCGTCGCGCAGGATGATCTTCTGGATTTCTTCCGTGATCGGCATCACCTGGTAGATGCCGACACGTCCCTTGTAGCCGCTGTTGCAGGCCGAGCAGCCGACGGGGCGGTAGGGCTTCCAGGAGTTGTCCACGTCCTGCGCCTTGAAGCCGGCATCGAGCAAGGCCTGCGCGGGCACGTCCGCCGGCACGCGGCAGACCGTGCACAGGCGGCGTGCGAGCCGCTGCGCGGTGATCAGGATCACGCTCGACGCGATGTTGAAGGGCGCGATACCCATGTTGCGCATCCGCGTCAGCGTCGTCGGAGCGTCGTTGGTGTGCAGCGTGGAGAGAACCAGGTGGCCCGTCTGCGCGGCCTTGATCGAGATGTCGGCCGTTTCGAGGTCGCGGATTTCGCCGACCATGATGATGTCGGGATCCTGCCGCAGGAACGCGCGCAGCGCGGTGGCGAAGGTCAGTCCCGCCTTTTCGTTGACGTTGACCTGGTTCACGCCGGGAAGGTTGATTTCGGACGGGTCTTCGGCCGTGGCGATGTTGACACCGGGCTTGTTGAGCAGGTTCAGGCAGGTGTAGAGCGACACCGTCTTGCCGGAACCCGTGGGCCCGGTGACCAGCACCATGCCGTAAGGACGTCCGATCGCGGTGAGCAGGCGCTCCTTTTCGTCCGCGTCGTAGCCCAGCGCATCGATGCCCAGGCGTGCGCTACTCGGGTCGAGGATACGGATGACGATCTTTTCGCCGAACAACGTGGGCAGCGTGCTCACGCGAAAATCGATCACACGCTCCGGACCGATCTTGAGCTTCATCCGGCCGTCCTGCGGAATCCGCTTCTCGGAAATATCCAGGCGCGAAATCACCTTGATGCGGGAGGCCAGCTTGTCCTTGATGACCGTGGGCGGGCTTGCGATCTCGCGCAATTCGCCATCGACGCGAAAGCGCACGCGGTATTGATGTTCGTAGGGCTCGAAGTGGATGTCCGACGCGCGCATGCTGAAGGCATCGAGCAGCATCTTGTGCAGGAAGCGCACGACCGGCGCATCCTCGACTTCGGCCGCCGCGGAATCGTTGGCCTCGCTCGAAGTGTCCGAGGACACCTCGTCGAACTCGAACTCGGCGCCGATGATGTTGTCGATGGTTTCGGCCGCGCTCACGGCGGCCGCTTCGATCATGCGCGAGAGCTTGTCGTACTCGGCAATGACCCAGTCCACGCCCATCTGCGACGCAAACTTGATCTTTTCGGCGGCCTGCTGATCGGAAGGGTCAGCTGTTGCGACAATGAGACGGTTGTTGCGCTTGCTGAGGACGACCACCCGGTAGGCCGTGCAAAGCTTGGGGTCGAGAAGGTCCTTCGGCAGCCGCTGCGGGTCGATGGCGTCCAGGTCCAGCAATGGGGCGCCGAAGGCGCTGGACAGCGTGTGAGCCAGGTCGGCGGCCGACACGGCGCCGGTGCCTGTGAGCTCAGCAATGAAGCTGCTGCGGCCGCTGAGCGACTTCTGATAGATGTCCTCGGCGACCTTGGCCGGCAGCTTTCCGGCCGAGATCAACGCACGCGCGAGCCCTGGAAGGGCGATCGGCGAGCTTTCTTTGACAAGGGGTTCGGCAGCGGCCATTCAACAGGTAAGAAACGTGAGGATTTGCTTCACGATCATCGTTGATCACCAACGGGCTGTAAACCGCTGCGCGGGCAGCAGATCGCCAAGCAGTTGGCATTACAGCCCGAAAAGGCTGGTCGGGGTGAGAGGATTCGAACCTCCGGCCTCTACGTCCCGAACGTAGCGCTCTACCAGGCTAAGCTACACCCCGATGGTTGCAATGAAGAGAGAACTGTCCTTCGTGGTGACTTAGGCACGTCGCTCGAGCAACTGAGCCGCCAATTGTAGCAAACCGGCCGAGTGCGAATTCGCCGGAAAGTCGCGAAGAGCGTCCATCGCCCGCTGCGCTTCGGCTGCAGCCGCGGCGCGCGTCGCTTCCAGGGCGCCGGTTTCCCGCACGATGGCGACGATCTGCGGAAGTTGCGCCGTGTCACCGGCTTCGATGGCTGCGCGGATCAGATTGCGCGCTTCGGGTTTGCCGCGTTGCATGGCCAGGATCAGGGGCAGGGTGGTCTTGCCTTCGCGCAGGTCGTCCCCGACGTTCTTGCCGGTTTCACTCGCGTCGCCTGCATAGTCGAGCACGTCGTCGATGACCTGGAATGCCGTGCCCAGCGCCTGCCCGTAGGCGGCGCTCGCGGCTTCCACCTCCGGCGGCGTGCCGGCCAGTACGGCGGCGAGTCGCGTGCTGGCCTCGAAGAGCTTGGCGGTTTTCGATCGGATGACGCGCAGGTAGGCCTCTTCGTCGAGCGAGGCGTCGTGCATGTTCATGAGCTGAAGGACCTCGCCCTCGGCGATCACGTTGGTCGCTTCGGCGAGGATCTGCATGACTCGCACATCGTCGGCGTCCAGCATCATCTGGAAAGCGCGGGAGTACAGGAAGTCGCCGACCAGCACGCTGGCGGGGTTGCCGAAGGCCGCATTGGCGGTCGGACGCCCGCGCCGCAGCGTGGATTCGTCGACCACGTCGTCGTGCAGCAACGTCGCGGTATGAATGAACTCCACCACGGCAGCCAGATTGAAACGCTGGTCGCCCTTGTATCCCAGTGCGCCTGCCATGAGGAGCAGCAACGCGGGGCGCAGCCGCTTGCCGCCGGCCGAGATGATGTACTTGGAAACTTGGCGCACCAGCGGGACGCCGGTATCCAGGCGGCGGGCGATCACGAGATCGACCTCGGCCATGTCGCCGGCGATCAGGCCGAGCACGGCGGCTGCAGGTGAGGTGTCGGCGACTGGAACTGACAAGGCTGGGGCGCTGGCGCGCTGCGTGATGATGCGACGGCGGCGCAAGGCCGGACGGCGCAGATTATAGAGAGCCGCAGGCAGGGCTCCGGGCCTCGCGCCATGCCGGGTGGCAGCGAATCCCGGCCATGTTAGAATCGAAGGCTCTGCGGAATTCGCCGCGGAGCCATCTTATTCCAAGAGGTCAACATGTACGCGGTCATAAAAACCGGGGGCAAGCAGTATCGCGTTGCTTCCGGCGAGAAAATTAAAGTAGAACAGATTGCTGCGGACGTAGGCCAGGAAATCGTGATCGATCAAGTGCTCGCAGTCGGCGACGGCAGCGAAATCAAGGTCGGCACGCCCCTGGTGTCCGGCGCCTCCGTGACGGCCACCGTGCTGTCGCATGGCAAGCACGACAAGGTTCGCATCTTCAAGATGCGCCGTCGCAAGCACTATCAGAAACGTCAAGGCCATCGCCAGCAGTTCACCGAACTGCAAATCGGTGCGATCGCCGGCTAAGGAGCGAACACCATGGCACAGAAAAAAGGCGGCGGCTCGACGCGAAACGGGCGCGATTCCAAGCCCAAGATGCTCGGCGTGAAGGCATTCGGCGGCGAACTGATCAGCGCCGGCTCCATCATCGTGCGCCAGCGCGGCACCCAGTTCCATCCTGGCGTCAATGTCGGCGTGGGCAAGGATCACACCTTGTTCGCCCTGGTCGAGGGCCATGTGTCCTTCGGCACCAAGGGCGCGCTCAACAAGCATACGGTCAACGTGACCCCGGCGTAAGCCAGTCACTTCGACCCGCTCGAAGCCCCGCTTTGCCGGGGCTTTTTCATTTGTAAACTGGACATCTCATGAAGTTCGTCGACGAAGCTTTCATCGACGTCGCCGCCGGCGATGGCGGAAACGGCTGCGTGTCGTTCCGGCATGAGAAGTACAAGGAATTCGGCGGCCCGAACGGTGGCGACGGCGGCCGCGGAGGCCATGTGTTCGCCGTGGCCGACCCGAATCTCAACACCCTGGTCGATTTCCGCTTTTCGCGCCGCCACGACGCCAAGCGGGGACAGCATGGCATGGGCTCGGACATGTTCGGCGCAGCCGGGGATGACGTCACGCTCAAGATGCCGGTGGGTACCATCATCTCCGATGCCGAAACCGGCGAGGTGCTGTACGAGCTCCTGACGCCCGGCGAGGTCATCACCATTGCCAAGGGCGGGGACGGCGGCTTCGGCAACATGCGCTTCAAGAGCGCCATCAACCGCGCGCCGCGCCAGAAGACCCCCGGCTGGCCTGGCGAGAAGAAGAACCTCAAGCTCGAGCTGAAGGTGCTGGCCGATGTGGGATTGCTGGGCATGCCCAATGCCGGCAAGTCCACCCTCATCAGCGCGATCTCCAACGCGCGCCCGCGCATTGCCGACTATCCCTTCACCACGCTGCATCCCAACCTCGGCGTCGTTCGCGTCGGGCCGGAGCAGAGCTTCGTCGTCGCGGATCTTCCCGGCCTGATCGAGGGTGCCTCCGAAGGTGCCGGACTCGGCCACCTGTTCCTGCGCCATCTTCAACGCACCCGATTGCTGCTGCACGTGATCGATCTCGCGCCCTTCGACGAGGGTGTCGATCCGGTCGTTCAGGCCAGGGCGATCGTCGGCGAGCTGAAGAAGTACGACAAGGCCTTGTACGAAAAGCCGCGTTGGCTGGTGTTGAACAAGCTCGACATGGTGCCCGTCGACGAGCGCGCCGCGCGCGTGAAGGATTTCGTCAGGCGGCTGCGCTTCAAGGGGCCGGTGTTCGAGATCTCCGCGCTCACGCGCGAGGGCTGCGAGCCCCTGGTGCAGGCGATCTACCAGCACGTCAAGGCACAGCAGGTGGCCGAACAGCCGCCTACCGACATCGATCCCCGCTTTGGCTGAAATGACCTCCAGCTTCATCTCGGGTTCCGTCGTACTTCGCGATGCGCGCCGCATCGTGGTCAAGGTCGGCTCCAGCCTCGTCACGAACGAAGGCCGAGGCCTGGACGAGATCGCCATCGGCGAATGGTGCCGCCAGCTCGCCACGTTGGTGCGCGACGGCCGAGAGGTGGTGATGGTGTCCAGCGGCGCCATCGCCGAAGGCATGAAGCGGCTCGGCTGGCGCGCGCGTCCGCGCGAGATCAACGAGCTGCAGGCCGCTGCCGCCGTGGGACAGATGGGCCTGGCGCAGATCTACGAGAGCAAATTGCGCGAGAACGGCATGGGCAGCGCGCAGGTGCTGCTGACGCATGCCGACCTGGCCGATCGGGAGCGCTACCTGAATGCGCGCTCGACCCTCGTGACCTTGCTCGCGCTCGGCGTGGTGCCCGTCATCAACGAGAACGACACGGTGGTCAACGACGAGATCAAGTTCGGTGACAACGACACGCTCGGCGCGCTGGTGGCCAATCTGGTGGAAGCCGATGCGCTGGTGATCCTCACCGACCAGAAGGGCCTCTTCACGGCAGATCCGCGCAAGGATCCGGATGCCCGCTTCGTGCACGAGGCCGCCGCCGGCGATCCCGCGCTCGAGGCCATGGCGGGCGGCGCGGGCAGCAGCATCGGCCGCGGCGGCATGATCACCAAGATCCTGGCGGCCAAGCGCGCCGCCGGTTCGGGCGCTTCCACGGTCATCGCCTGGGGTCGCGAACCGGATGCGCTGCTGCGCCTGACGCGCGGCGAACCGATCGGAACGCTGCTGCTGGCGCAGACCGCCAAGCACCAGGCCCGCAAGCGCTGGATGGCCGATCACCTGCAGCTGCGCGGTGCGGTGATGGTCGATCCCGGCGCTGCGGCCAAGGTGCGCGGCGAGGGCAAGAGCCTGCTGCCGATCGGCATGACGAGCGTCGAGGGCGAGTTCTCGCGCGGCGACGTGATCGCCGTGCGCGACGAACACGGCATCGAGCTTGCGCGCGGGCTCGCCAACTACTCGAGCGCCGAAGCGCGGATGCTGTGCCGCAAGCCCTCAGCCGAGTTCGAGCGCCTTCTGGGCTATGCGGCCGAGCCGGAGATGGTGCACCGCGACAACATGGTGTTGATGCCGGGAACCCGCTGACCGCTCACTGCACCTCGCGGATCGGGTTCTTCATCTGGTCGACCATCTCGCTCACCGAGGCGCGTGGCGCGTGGTCGCGGCAAACACCCTGCGCGGCGAGCGCCTGGGTGTAGCGCGAGTTCTGGTCGCTGAAGCGCTTCCAGTCGGGATTGGGCACTTCCTCCCATTTGCCGTTGTTGTAGCGCGCGTAGGTCTTCTTTTCATCGGTCGCGCAGCGCACCCCTTCGTAGAACGCATTGAGCGCGTCGCCGCTGCGGTTGCTGGCGACCACCACGTAGCGCACGACGCCATCGCCGGTGATCACGATCGTCGCCGGATCGACGCCGAATTTCAGGCTCATGTAGGGCGGCATCTCGATCGGGATCAACCGCTCCGGCTTGAAGGCGGGCGGCGGGGGAACGTCGGTTTCCTTCCAGTCCCTGTCCGAGGAGGTGATCGTGGGCGGCGGAGGCGATCCGGCCTGCGCCCAATCGGGATTGGAGGTATCCCGCGGGCCTGATGCGCAAGCGGCGAGGAAGAGGCAGGCCGCGACCGGCGCCGTGCTAGCGATGCGGCGGAAAAGAGACGTCTGCGGCAGGAAGGTCATTCGACGCTTTGGCATTGGGATTGGGATCGAAGCTGGCGCCGGGCGGCAGCTCGAAGTGGGGCTCATGGCCTGGGCCGGGCGGATGGCGCTCGAATTCACGGGCGCGCACGTTGCTGCGCAGGAAACGGTTGCGGAAGTCCTGCCGGGGCAGGTAGCGGGCGAGTTCGGTCAGCGCCATTTCATAGACGCCGCGCTTGAACTCGACCACCACGTCCAGCGGGACCCAGTAATCATGCCAGCGCCAGGCGTCGAACTCGGGATGGTCGGTGGCACGCAGGTTGAGATCCCAGTCGTGCCCTGTCAGTTGGAGCAAATACCAGATCTGCTTCTGGCCTTTGTAGTGGCCCCGTGCGTCACGGCGGATGAACCGATCCGGCACCTCGTAGCGCAACCAGTCACGGGTACGGGCCACGATCCGCACATGCTCCGGCTGGAGACCCACTTCCTCGTGCAGTTCCCGGAACATGGCCTGCTCGGGACTCTCGCCGCGATCGATGCCGCCTTGCGGGAACTGCCAGGAGTGGGTGCGGATGCGTTTGCCCCAGAAAACCTGGTTTCTCTGGTTGAGCAAGATGATGCCGACGTTGGGCCTGAAGCCGTCCCGGTCGAGCATAATCAAACCCCAATTTTTTGAACTGAGTCGATTATGCATGCCGGGTTGCACTCGGCAAGCGACCAGTTGCCGGCCGCCTCGCGGCCTGCCTCTTTCTCCAACGACGAACCTCTCTGCGCGACCGATGAAAGCTTCCCGATTCTTTATCTCCACCCTCAAGGAAGCGCCGGCCGATGCCGAGATCGCGAGCCACCGGCTCATGATGCGCGCCGGCATGATCAAGAAGCTCGGCACGGGCATCTACACCTACATGCCGATGGGGCTGCGGGTGATTCGCAAGGTCGAGGCGATCGTGCGCGAGGAAATGGACCGCGCCGGCGCGGTCGAGCTCGCGATGCCGGTGGTTCAACCGGCCGAGTTCTGGCAGGAGAGCGGCCGCTTCCAGA from Variovorax sp. PBL-E5 includes the following:
- a CDS encoding type II secretion system F family protein, which gives rise to MATAAASSRTLKEYVFEWEGKDRNGKAVRGEVRAAGENQVQASLRRQGVLTTKIKKRRMRSGKSIKPKDIAIFTRQLATMMKAGVPLLQAFDIVGRGNANPSVAKLLNDVRSDVETGTSLSAAFRKFPRYFDNLYCNLVEAGEAAGILEELLDRLATYMEKTEAIKSKIKSALMYPTSVIVVAFVVVAVIMIFVIPAFKQVFTSFGADLPAPTLIVMAISEYFVTYWWLIFGVIGGGIYFFLQAWKRNERVQKFMDRLLLRVPIFGTLIDKSCVARWTRTLATMFAAGVPLVEALDSVGGASGNSVYADATTKIQQEVSTGTSLTAAMTNANLFPSMVLQMTAIGEESGSIDHMLGKAADFYEAEVDDMVAGLSSLMEPIIIVFLGVIIGGIVVSMYLPIFKLGQVV
- a CDS encoding polyprenyl synthetase family protein; its protein translation is MSVPVADTSPAAAVLGLIAGDMAEVDLVIARRLDTGVPLVRQVSKYIISAGGKRLRPALLLLMAGALGYKGDQRFNLAAVVEFIHTATLLHDDVVDESTLRRGRPTANAAFGNPASVLVGDFLYSRAFQMMLDADDVRVMQILAEATNVIAEGEVLQLMNMHDASLDEEAYLRVIRSKTAKLFEASTRLAAVLAGTPPEVEAASAAYGQALGTAFQVIDDVLDYAGDASETGKNVGDDLREGKTTLPLILAMQRGKPEARNLIRAAIEAGDTAQLPQIVAIVRETGALEATRAAAAAEAQRAMDALRDFPANSHSAGLLQLAAQLLERRA
- the coaE gene encoding dephospho-CoA kinase (Dephospho-CoA kinase (CoaE) performs the final step in coenzyme A biosynthesis.), with the translated sequence MRIGLTGGIGSGKSTVASMLASHGAALVDTDAIARSLAQPQGAAMPAIEAAFGRSVLAEDGGLDRARMRELVFADSSARKRLEAILHPLIGAECDRQAAAAGDHPIVFDVPLLVESNRWRGLVDRVLVIDATEETQVQRVLARSGWTPDAVRSVIAQQSRRSLRRAAADALIFNENISLAELAAEVRTLWKQWAGKGTR
- the pilB gene encoding type IV-A pilus assembly ATPase PilB yields the protein MAAAEPLVKESSPIALPGLARALISAGKLPAKVAEDIYQKSLSGRSSFIAELTGTGAVSAADLAHTLSSAFGAPLLDLDAIDPQRLPKDLLDPKLCTAYRVVVLSKRNNRLIVATADPSDQQAAEKIKFASQMGVDWVIAEYDKLSRMIEAAAVSAAETIDNIIGAEFEFDEVSSDTSSEANDSAAAEVEDAPVVRFLHKMLLDAFSMRASDIHFEPYEHQYRVRFRVDGELREIASPPTVIKDKLASRIKVISRLDISEKRIPQDGRMKLKIGPERVIDFRVSTLPTLFGEKIVIRILDPSSARLGIDALGYDADEKERLLTAIGRPYGMVLVTGPTGSGKTVSLYTCLNLLNKPGVNIATAEDPSEINLPGVNQVNVNEKAGLTFATALRAFLRQDPDIIMVGEIRDLETADISIKAAQTGHLVLSTLHTNDAPTTLTRMRNMGIAPFNIASSVILITAQRLARRLCTVCRVPADVPAQALLDAGFKAQDVDNSWKPYRPVGCSACNSGYKGRVGIYQVMPITEEIQKIILRDGSALDIAKQAEAEGVRSLRQSGLKKVMQGLTSLEEVLAVTNE
- a CDS encoding MBOAT family O-acyltransferase; the encoded protein is MLFNSYAFIFFFFPIVFIGFFLIGKQNVRAAAGFLALASLFFYGWWSIKAVPLLVVSICFNYWIGLRLTPGHGHTDATRKRLLVLALVVNLGVLAVFKYANFFVGNVNDGLAAAGIAQLPLLHIALPIGISFYTFTQIAFLVDCWQGKVHERSFVHYLLFVTYFPHLIAGPVLHHAQMMPQFADDSTYRLDANKVALGIAIFTFGLAKKLLIADPLGQYADLMFTGVHNGVMPTVYTSWFGVLAYTLQIYFDFSGYSDMAIGLSLCLGVRLPLNFNSPYKSTNIIEFWRRWHISLSTFLRDYLYVPLGGNRKGPGRRYMNLFITMLLGGLWHGAAWTFVLWGALHGAFLTINHLWNAKVRRNATPGRLARVIGWLVTFLCVMIAWVVFRAESMHAAMDIYKGMLGMHGGPSLGAFREFTAIPYRKPEFFQTTLVALFICLALPPTISLERWVPQAQALAGRPRLAWIFTALMAFGTVYLLGACVSKLGSYSPFLYFQF
- the rplU gene encoding 50S ribosomal protein L21, which gives rise to MYAVIKTGGKQYRVASGEKIKVEQIAADVGQEIVIDQVLAVGDGSEIKVGTPLVSGASVTATVLSHGKHDKVRIFKMRRRKHYQKRQGHRQQFTELQIGAIAG
- a CDS encoding prepilin peptidase, with protein sequence MLVSQGVDAALAGVFGLLIGSFLNVVIHRLPKMLERQWAAECASAGGADAAAAAKDAEAFNLMVPHSRCPQCGHVIRWYENVPVLSYLFLRGRCSACKTPISLRYPVVELVTGALFAWCVWRMPGQFGSLAWCGFAAALLALALIDWDTTLLPDDITLPLLWAGLLAAIAGFTGVTLVNAVWGAVAGYGSLWAIYWLFKLTTGKEGMGYGDFKLFAAFGAWFGWQALVPIILMASVIGVIVGIALKLGKGLREGGYVPFGPFLAGAGFTAMIFGPDAILRVAGL